The following are encoded in a window of Xenorhabdus ishibashii genomic DNA:
- a CDS encoding DUF4222 domain-containing protein encodes MRNPAPHDYYTHKNGEAVQVLSVAFNRVTFVRDGYHTPCTMPLSRFTKEYTYAGRA; translated from the coding sequence ATGCGTAACCCAGCCCCCCATGACTATTACACCCATAAGAACGGGGAAGCCGTACAAGTGCTGTCAGTCGCCTTTAATCGCGTGACCTTTGTCCGTGATGGTTATCACACCCCGTGCACCATGCCATTAAGCCGATTCACTAAAGAATACACCTACGCAGGGAGAGCATGA
- a CDS encoding Rha family transcriptional regulator, with protein MTSKNMALNGQGLAHTENSQELILVQHRTESRIDSRLFAKRIGIQHKSLYELIRKNTKNLRQFGILPFQTERLNTEQLGERKHKYALLNEDQFDFMCRLIRGRDHDLMVQFKLDVTKAFAKKRAAEPIRREYLPNYHESRDALRDLGAERHHYINLARTENRFAGLLDGERQNADEQQLGLLVCIQKIEQAAFQDARNAGQSPTQALREVSRRIELFATLMNPTGRIGG; from the coding sequence ATGACATCTAAAAATATGGCCTTAAATGGTCAGGGACTTGCTCACACTGAAAACAGCCAAGAGCTTATTTTGGTTCAGCATAGAACTGAATCGAGAATTGATTCACGCCTGTTTGCTAAGCGCATCGGAATTCAGCATAAGAGCCTTTATGAATTAATTAGGAAGAACACTAAGAATTTAAGGCAGTTTGGAATCCTTCCGTTTCAAACGGAGCGATTAAATACTGAGCAACTTGGTGAACGTAAGCATAAATACGCCTTGCTCAATGAAGACCAGTTCGACTTTATGTGCCGACTTATTAGAGGGCGTGATCATGATCTGATGGTTCAGTTTAAGCTGGATGTAACAAAAGCCTTTGCTAAGAAGCGAGCTGCTGAACCTATACGTCGTGAATATCTGCCTAACTATCATGAATCCCGTGATGCTTTACGTGATCTGGGCGCAGAACGTCACCATTACATCAACCTTGCTCGTACTGAGAATCGCTTTGCGGGTTTACTGGATGGTGAACGCCAGAACGCAGATGAGCAACAGTTAGGATTACTTGTCTGTATTCAGAAGATTGAACAGGCTGCTTTTCAAGATGCAAGGAATGCAGGGCAATCACCAACACAAGCACTGAGGGAAGTAAGCCGCCGTATTGAGCTGTTCGCAACACTAATGAACCCTACAGGGCGCATTGGAGGCTAA
- a CDS encoding helix-turn-helix transcriptional regulator: MAMKFTSPTPQERQSILNEYGEKYDRRIREKECEHLSSLSRSRRWVLEEEGKFPKRVPLGRNSVSWLLSDVLWWVRNPPTVENVNNPYSRKSN; the protein is encoded by the coding sequence ATGGCAATGAAGTTTACATCACCGACACCACAAGAACGACAATCAATTTTAAATGAGTATGGCGAGAAATATGATCGTCGAATCAGGGAAAAAGAATGTGAGCATCTTTCCAGTTTATCGCGTTCTCGTCGTTGGGTATTAGAGGAAGAAGGTAAATTTCCTAAACGCGTTCCATTGGGGCGTAATTCCGTCTCATGGTTATTAAGTGATGTTTTGTGGTGGGTACGTAATCCTCCAACAGTAGAGAACGTAAATAACCCCTATAGCCGAAAATCAAATTAA
- a CDS encoding helix-turn-helix transcriptional regulator produces the protein MIHIFTREELEYSDELDRLIREEECEWLTSLGRRHRSYLEKNGKFPLKITIGPQTKVYRLSEIQAWIKGTWKPE, from the coding sequence ATGATACATATATTCACTCGTGAAGAATTAGAATATTCAGATGAACTTGATAGACTAATTAGAGAAGAAGAGTGTGAATGGTTAACCTCATTAGGAAGAAGACACAGGTCATATCTTGAAAAAAATGGCAAGTTTCCTTTAAAAATAACGATAGGTCCACAAACTAAAGTTTATCGATTGTCTGAAATTCAGGCATGGATAAAAGGCACTTGGAAGCCAGAATAA